Genomic DNA from Echeneis naucrates chromosome 14, fEcheNa1.1, whole genome shotgun sequence:
ggcGCGACAGTTGAAGTTCAGCCTCCTTTTGACCTCACAGCTACCCCTCAGCCTGATTTAGTCATTACACAAACTTTGGCTTTTAAAAaccagagggttttttttttttatcactcaGTGTGTCTGACttcatcttttctttaaaaagacTTTAAACAGATGCAATTTGCAACAGTTACTAATCAAActtacttgttttttttatcttttgtcatTATTTCAAGGGTCAGTTTCCATAATAGTCTATTTCTATATGTAGCCTGTAGCACACCTAACCCTTTTATATTAAAACAGTAATGAATGAAGTTGAATTCTATACATATCAACTGTAATGGTTATTAAGACATTGCAAGatgtttattataaataaagagcagatgggttgatgtaaaagaaaataatcaaaaaagagATTTTGTGCTTTTACCAACCTGGTCTTATTTCTGTAAATAGGAGACCAGGATGGCCAGTTCACTAACTGGCTCCGTGAAGACAGCCCTGGGACTTGTGCAGTCCCTCGATGTGTGGCCATGACTGTCCATATTTCAGAGAGCGGGCGTGACAGAAATGACAACTTTCGATGGCTCGATGGCTCCTGCACTTTGCCATTGGACGGATACGTTTGCCAGTACAACTACAGGGGAATGTGCTCTCCACTGGAGGATGAGGGCCGAGGTCCAGCTGTTTACACCACCCCATTTCAACTTGTCAGTACCCTGCTGACTCATGTGCCCTATGGGTCTGTAGCCAATCTACCATGTCCTGTGGACAGCTCGGCCCCAGATGCTGGTGCTCAGGAGACTGTGCGGTGTACGGAGAAAGATGGTGAGACAGTCGGCTGGTCCAAAGATGCCCCACTCTGCTCGTCCAGTGTGGTTGTAAAAAACCAAGACTGGTGTAGTAATGACCATGGATGTGAGCAGTACTgccaaaacactgacacagactaCTACTGTTACTGTTCTGAGGGCTTTATAATAGATGAAGATGGTTACAGCTGTAATATTGACCCTCTTAGCCAAACTGAAACCCCTGAATTGTCCTCCGACTCTGCTGGTCCCACTGACCGGCCTCAAATCAATCAGGTCTGTGTGGAAATGGGGTGTGAGTACAACTGTATGGAGACAGCACGGGGCGTCCGCTGCACATGCCCCCCAGGCTACCAAATGGGGCCCGATGGCCGCAGATGTTCAGATGTAGATGAATGTCAACAGCAACCATGTCCACAACTTTGTGTCAACATCCCAGGAACTTTCCATTGTACCTGCCACTCCGGGTACCAGCCAGACGATGAGGGCGAGTGTGTGGACATTGATGAGTGCCTGGATGAAGACAGCTGTGAAGGCACCTGTGAAAACACAGTGGGTTCTTTCACATGCCAGTGTAACCCTGGGTACAAGTTTGGAAGTGAAGGGCAGTGTGTGGACATTGATGAGTGTGTTGGGGAGTCGCCCTGCCAACAGCAGTGTCTGAATTACATGGGCGGATACCAATGCTACTGTGACAATGGCTATGACCTGCAGTCAGATGGACTTAGCTGCTTGCCTTCGGCGGATGATGAAGAATACTCcaccctgacccctgaccccagTGACTCTGCTCATGTACCTGTTGTGGATCCAAACCACGACATTCCTTGGTCCACCTCGTTCACCCCTGACCCAAACTTTGAACCCGATACTAATTTTGACATTGACTGGCGTACAGAAGTCCCTGAGGGACTCTCTCCTGACATGACTCAGGGGCAGGACAATTATCTCAACCACTGGGATGACATATCACCAAAGCGACATCAGACAGCCCCGTCGCCAACACAGAAATATAACACAGGCAATGAAATTGACAATGAGGCTAAGTCGGGGGCGAGAGAAGTTAGTGATGAAATGGAAGTTGAGACTGAAAATGGGTCAGCCAGTGCTGGTGAAGGAAAGGCATCGAAGACGGATAGTGAAAAAGATGTCAGTGGCACAGCGGAGGCAGGAGATGGATCTTCTGAGGGCAAACGGAAACACGACAGGAGCTGGCTGCTAGTGGCCCTGCtggtgcctctgtgtgtgttcctcgTAGTGATGCTAGCTTTGGGGATCGTCTACTGCACCAGTTGTGCTGTGGACAAGAGCCTGAGTTTCTCAGACTGCTATCGTTGGATACTCCCTACAACACCTCCTGACAGGAGGGACGGCAAAACCCAAGCATGAAccctaaaataaacaaatacaagtgcgcgcgcacgcacgcacgcacacacacacacacacacacacacacacacacacacactcacacacacacacacagactcatacAGATGTGTTGAAAGCCCAAATGTCTGTTCCCATTTCTCTTGTGGTGGAGGTCCGGTCACTGAAACTACTATTTGGATGTAGTACAGATGATTGGCTCTCATCAAGGAAAACATAATACTTCCTGTTGCACACCCTTTGTAAATAATTCACTCTCATCATGTGTTAAAATTCAATAAAACCAATAAACTGATGAATTGCTGTGTGGTTTGTGAGCCTATCAAAGTTATAAAAGGAAATACACCAAAGTAAtgagcaaatacacacacaaaaggaaacacatGTGGAAAGAATGCGTGGTTATGATTTCATGGCTCCATGTGTGAAAGCAAATTTAAGACTTTGGTGAATTTTCCACGCAAAATTTTTAAAGGGAGGGGAAGGACATGCACATTTGAAATTTCTTCACTGTGGGTGCTGTTGAGAAACACGACATTTTGATGGAGTCTACTCTGTAATCAAATCTCCGTTCTGATCTTGCAACAGGATTTAACATTTGAGGACACATTTATTTGGGCTGCTGctcatgagagagaaaaaaaatcctgacatATGCACCAAGGATATGTGAGGAAGATAAATTGTTTGTGGTATGAGAACATGTTCAAAACATCTGAGTGAGGAGAAAATGGCTGATGGAAAAGGACAGGGCAGGAGATGACGATCAGCCTCGCTAAGAACAGGACTGATGGGAGAAATCTGACAAACCTGACAGGAGGAAATAGAGAAGctttgcacaaaataaaaacataattgtAGGAAACCACATGCCACCTTTAATGGGCATCTGTCATCTCTGGCTTACTAAAACACACTATGACATATTTAAGATTTTCCTACAGCTTAGTACTACTGAGTCAACAGCTTATTGAAGAAGGGCTGTTTTAGGCTTCATTCATTCCTAACCTGGTATTACTTAGTTAtctgctgactgtgtgtgttgtgttgtgttgactaACTCCAGAAGATGGCAGAGATGCAACCATTGACGAGGCCGCCTGCCATGAAAGCCCCACAGAGTaagaggggtgggggagggaaGAGCCGGCTCAGGCTTCAGCTGGGCTAAAAACGAAAAAAGTTACCATTCACTGGACGACGGGGTGTCCGGCAGCGTTTTGTCGACATTGGTCCTGTGCCTTACATCCGGGGCACAGCATGTACTACAGCCGGACCGTGAAGAGATGTGTCCGCTGGTGGAAAAAGataccgacgaggatgggattcgaacccacgcgtgcagagcacaatggattagcagtccatcgccttaaccactcggccacctcgtcacATGCCCTCTGTGCGCCATCGTATCGGTAATTATTTGTGCTATGAGGTGATATcggcttgtttgtgtgtttgtgtagtgtCATGGACTCTGCGCCTCGAACGACACGGCCGCCGCATGTCACGACTGACGTGGGAAGAGATGATCCGCACGGGAAGtgtattgtgtgttgtgtgttgttcgGCGCGGCCACGGCGGCCCTATTGGGTAAAAATTCCCATCATTCATAGCGCGGGCGTTGTGATTGGTTGGGGGGGGCGGGCCTAAAGTGAATGAATACAGGAAGTGTGGAGCGTGAGACTGCAATTTGACGTTCGCAGGAGCTGTTTGGAAAGAATACGGTAACAATCTGGTGAGTTAGTTTAGAGCTCTACACCTCATGAGATTCCTCAATAGCAGCCAGTCGTGTAAGGAAATCGGCAGCACTCTATCTCCTGCCTCATGTTTTTCCCACAGAATTTCGGGGGGTATTTAAATGCTTCAAGCACTCAGCACCGGTTTAGCATGTACGCTAAGAGCTAACGTTAACCCCCGTTAGCTGTATGCAGCAGCCCGGAGTCATTAACGTTTTCTTCagtattgtttttaaatgtgtggcTTTAGTGTTGTCTTTTCTAAGAGTCCTGATATTTAAGAACACGCAAAAACGTTACTTTCCTTCttgcctttcttttctgttacattttaaagtcactggttttaatgtgaaagtgaaaagaaagCTGACCTGCAGTTACCTATTTCCTCCTGAACCCGGGCCAATTTCAAACTTCATCCTCAGCTTTGATTTATAATGGACAAATGTAATTCGAGTAAACAATGTTTGTATCTTTGTCTGCATCCCAAGCTTAACTTTAGCTCTTAATTTAAACCACAATGTAATAATATCCCACCAATGTCATCATTTAAGTCATTTGAAGTTCTCCTGTGTCTCCAGACCTATCAAATGTCTTAGATAATCTCAAAATATAACAAATCCATAGGCAGCAGTAATGAATCAGTATTACTTTTATTGGCAGATCAGTGAAAGGACACTGTCTTGATAAGGaattatatgcagatatatgacTGAACAGCAGTCTAATTGGTTTTGACACCATTGAACAAAGCTGTTGCAGCGATGTTGTAAAAGTCTGTATTAGTTGGTGTATTCAACTGAATGGCAGCTGCTGAAAGTGCACAGGCTGCTTAACATGGATGGAAGTACATCCCAGCACACAATGTATTTATAAAATCAATgtatctcatttgttttttttctatttctctattctctcttttctttttttttctttcacaatccatttattttcattcgACCTTATCTACTCTTCtctttttgattattttctcttCCCATTTCTGAACTCAGTTcctcatcatcactgcttaACGTCAGAGTAAAGATGGTGGACTCTCAGTACTACCTCCCAAATGACATTGGCATTTCAGCACTTGACTGTGGTGAGGCCTTCCGTCTGCTTTCACCTCAGGAGAAGATGTACGCCCACTACCTGTCACGTGCCGCTTGGTATGTTACTAATCACAGGCAATAGCAACAACAGCAAGTCAACATTGGGAAAATGAATAGAGCTCTTAATTGTGAAAAGAAATATCTTGCTCATTGTAGAGAATACAGATAAAAGTTTTTGGAAAGGGTTAGGCCTTCCTTCCTGCTGAGTGAAGAAACACTGACTGTTTTAGGTATGGCGGTTTGGCAGTGTTGCTGCAGACATCCCCCGAGTCGGCAAACATCTACGTCTTGCTTCAAAGACTCTTCAGGAAGCAGACTCCTTCACAGCTGGCTCAGGTCGCCACAGCAGCTGGACTCAGCTCTGAGGAGTACCAGGTATACAGTCTCTTATAGCATGTGGGTATGCTTGAGACATACTTTCATCCATACAAGTGCAAACATGTAAAGGCATTCATTGTACcacacacaaaagcaatttattatattttttctcttttgtgtgaAATTTAGGCTTTCTTGGTGTATGCAGCAGGCCTGTATGCCAATATGGGAAACTACAAGTCTTTTGGAGACACAAAGTTCATCCCTAATCTACCTAAGGTAAGAAGATCTGGTGTCTCACTTGACAGCAACATGTTAGTGTATTATAACGTGATAATAATTTGTAATGCTACATCACCACTACTGTGATAATATTTCTAAACTTTCTGCATTTGTGGTTCCACTCAGGACAAGCTGAAGGCTCTGGTGTGGGCCAGCCAGGCATTTCAGGAGCAGCCCGCTGAGATGGAGGCTCTGTGGGAGAGCTGCTCATGTCGTCTTTATTCTctggaagacaaacagaaacagctgggGCTGGGCGACAAGGTGGGAGTTCAGTAAACAGTTCAAGCCAGCTTGGTCGAAAACTATCTCACTGTAAATATAtcatgtgttgctttttttttcctgtaggGCATTACAACCTACTTCTCAGGAAACTGCTGTCTGGAAGATGCTGAGCTGGCTCAGAAGTTCCTTGACTCAAAGGTGAGGAGAATGTACACTTCAAATGAATTATCTCTGACCTCTTTTCTCTTATATCCTGGACTGTGGTATGTCATTATCTTCCTTCGAACAAgctaaa
This window encodes:
- the LOC115053769 gene encoding endosialin-like; the protein is MQKTMRRSSSSNMALLCILWLLMVCLAPGSQGQRLREAEAEHPAARAHLAEKDAICHLEGCYAVFLQKRTFREAGRSCRERGGTLATMHTHEAAGVVHELLSAIEPQGTRLRLRLWIGLHRPPRQCSSTRPLRGFVWVTGDQDGQFTNWLREDSPGTCAVPRCVAMTVHISESGRDRNDNFRWLDGSCTLPLDGYVCQYNYRGMCSPLEDEGRGPAVYTTPFQLVSTLLTHVPYGSVANLPCPVDSSAPDAGAQETVRCTEKDGETVGWSKDAPLCSSSVVVKNQDWCSNDHGCEQYCQNTDTDYYCYCSEGFIIDEDGYSCNIDPLSQTETPELSSDSAGPTDRPQINQVCVEMGCEYNCMETARGVRCTCPPGYQMGPDGRRCSDVDECQQQPCPQLCVNIPGTFHCTCHSGYQPDDEGECVDIDECLDEDSCEGTCENTVGSFTCQCNPGYKFGSEGQCVDIDECVGESPCQQQCLNYMGGYQCYCDNGYDLQSDGLSCLPSADDEEYSTLTPDPSDSAHVPVVDPNHDIPWSTSFTPDPNFEPDTNFDIDWRTEVPEGLSPDMTQGQDNYLNHWDDISPKRHQTAPSPTQKYNTGNEIDNEAKSGAREVSDEMEVETENGSASAGEGKASKTDSEKDVSGTAEAGDGSSEGKRKHDRSWLLVALLVPLCVFLVVMLALGIVYCTSCAVDKSLSFSDCYRWILPTTPPDRRDGKTQA